The DNA window CACATATCCTAGTAAGGTTGTTTTCATCCTTATAGTTCATATTGTCGATTAAATTTCTCAATTTATAATAATACTCTTTTCTTTCATTGGCTAAATTCATCATAATCTTTCCCATCCCTTTTTCCATCCGTTCTTCAGAGACAGGCTTCAATATATAATCTACTGCATTAACTTCAAAAGCTTCTATAGCATATTGTTCGTAAGCTGTTACAAAGACTATATAGGGTCTATGGAGACTATCCAATATTCTTCTAGCTACATCTATTCCATTAAGTTTTGGCATTTGAATGTCTAAGAAGAGTAAATCTGGTTTCAACTTTTCATTTAATTCTAAAGCCTGCTCTCCATGAAATGCCTCCGCTATTATTTCTATTCCTTGAAATTTACCTAAAATATATTTGAGTTCTTCCCGGGCAGGAGCTTCATCATCTACAATTAATGTTCGTATCATACTGCTAACCTCCTCTCCTTTTTAGGAATCCTCATCTTCACTCTTGTACCCTGACCTATCTTACTTTCTATTATTAATCCATACTCTTTGCCATACATGGCTTTTAATCTGTTGTTTACATTATTAAGTCCTATTCCAGTAGAAACTTGGTCATTGAGTAAAGAAGACAATAGCTCCTCGCTCATTCCTATTCCGTCATCCTCCACTATCAACTCCGTTTCTCGACCATTATCTATAGCTTTGATCTGTACTGTTCCTCCGTCAACCTTTTCAAAAATACCATGCTTAACGGCATTTTCCACCAATGGCTGCAATAATAATGGAGGTAAGATGCAATCAATCTTATCTGGAATATCAAAGACTATGTTTAACTTATCCCCAAATCTAGCCTTTTCGATCTCTAAATATGATTTTATATTCTCCAATTCTTTATATAAATCTACTTCATTGTTGCTCTCTTGAAGATTGTTTCTAAAATAATTGCTTAAATGGATTAATAATCTCCTAGCATTATCAGGCTGAGTTCTTATTAGAGAGACTATTGTGTTAATAGCATTAAATAGAAAATGGGGATTAATCTGGGCTTGTAAAGCTTTTAGTTCAGATTTTGCTAGCAATTCCGACTGATAATCAATTTTGCTAAGTTCTAATTGGGTAGAAAATAGCTGGCCTAACCCTAAAGCTAGTGCAGATTCCACTTGTGTAATAGAATTTTCTTGATCTTTATACATTTTCAAAGTACCTACTACTTTATCCCCTTCCATTAAAGGGATTATTATCGCAGATTTAAGCTCGCATTTTGAATTATCACAATCAATTTCCTCCTTGCTGTTGGCAATAATACAGCGACCATTTTGTATTACTTCTTTTGTCAAATTAGTCCTAATAGGGCTACCAGCTAGATGATGTTCTTCTCCTAAGCCAACATGGGCCAATATCTTTTCTTTATCTGTAATGGCAACGGCTTTTACCCCTGTCATATTCTTGATGATTTTGACTACTTCCAAGGCTGTCTTTTCGTTTAATCCCTTCCTAAAATACTTTAATGTCTTATTTGCTATTTTTAATGCTAGTTGAGCTTGGGATGCTTCTGCTCTTTCCAAGTCTTTAATTACACTATGGATTATGGATATACAGACTGCTATTCCTAGTCCATTAGCAACAATCATTGGCAAACCAATTATCTTCACAAGCTCTAATGCATCAGAGAAGGGTTTTGAGAATGTTATTATTATGAGCATCTGCCATACTTCAGCCACCATTCCCGTTACTAAGGCAAAGAGCATTTTATTATCCGTCTTGTCTATTCCCTTTTTCAAGAATCCAGCCATGATCCCTTCTGTAAAGGTGGAAAGTGAACAAGAAAAAGCGGTAAAACCACCAATATCTATTAAATATCTATGACCTCCTGCTATGAGCCCTGATAAGGTCCCAACTATAGGTCCTCCTAATAATCCACCTACAAAAACTCCTATTACTCTCGCATTAGCAATAGCTCCTCTTATTGGTATTCCGGTATAGGTCCCGATAATTCCATAAAGGCCAAAAATGAAGGCTAAGAGCATTTTATCCCTAAAATCTATATTCTGTTTAGCAACTAATCTTCTAAAAGGCTTCATTCGAGTCATTATGAAGGACAGTAACATAATTAGTCCTACCCGACTGAGTAGGTTTTGAAACATAATCATTAACAGAGGAAACACCCCCACATTAAGGTTCATATCAATTTTATTATAGTCCACTATTTAATTATTTACAATATTCTATATTATTGAAAAAAATCAGCAACAAGTAAGTCAGTTGCTGATATTCTTCAAAAATTCATCTTCCCATATTTTAGGATATCTTCCTACAGCCCACTCAGCCATTATTACTTTCTCGGCTGGTTTTAATTTAATATTTTCCATTGGCTTTTCGCTAATATTGTCTCCCTCCAGAGTATATATGAAAATATCATTTTGAGTTAATACGATTAAAATATCTTCATTTGGAGAAGTAAATGCATCTAAGGCTTCTGGAATTTTTGCTTTTATCTTATTCCAAGGAATGGCTAATTCATCATAATAGACTACCTCTTTTGGAGGTATGGCTTTAATATTGAAATTCTTATAGCTATAAATGCCATTTTCTATAAAATTAACCCTACCATTGAAAATCCAATGGCCATTCTTCCTGAATAAGCCAAAACTCTCTTCGTCTGGTTTAATATCTATAAGACTGTTTTTATATTCTTCCTTATCAGGCAACACTTCCCTATTAAATCCTTCCATGAAAGCTTCTCTTCCCATTTCACCCATCACGTCTAGGATTTGAAGGGGTTTTGATTTTCCAATGCTGTCAACTGGATAAAACTCCAATAACCTCTCCCCTCTGCTTCTATAATGGATATTTTCAATGGAAATATAATCATTTCCCACATATAATATGTTCTTAATAGTACTATCCAACTTTGCTTCTATTATTAATTTATCCTCCTCTTCCACTGCCATAGACTTATTTAGTGGATATACAATTATATTATCATTTATCTTTCCATCTACTACCTGCCTATCTACTTTAACCTTCCAAAATCCCGTTCTTCTAGGTAACAATATATTTTCCATTTCATATATGCTAACAATCTCCCTATTAACGCTTCTTATAAATAGGGTTCTGTAATTCCATTTTTCTGCACCTTTTTGGCTATTTTCCAAATCTAAAGATTTTAAACCTAGTAAAACTCCAGTCATTATACTTTCCTCGCTAGTTAATTCAGCAGTTTCAATTGAAACATTTCCCTCATGAGCTAGAGTATCCATCTGTATAAGCTCCACATCATCTGATGTTTTTTTCAATGTAAAAAATACTCCATTAATATTAACCAATATAGTATCATCGGAGACCTTTAAAAATTCGTAGAAAAACTGTTCTAATCCGCTAACGGATATTACTTCAATTTCACCTGATTCTAAATTTAATATCTCTGGAACAATTTTATAATGATATTTTAAATACTCCTCTACATCTACCTTTTTCAACCTAAAAGATGGCTGGATGCAATTTTCATCGCCTATTGTCACGAATTCTTCGTGAAATATAGCCTCCAACCCAATATAAGACTGAGCTTTCTCCTCGTCCATATTACTTATGGCATTTAATTTATAGTCGGTAAATACCCATCTGCCACAAATAGGTATATTGTTGTTCCTAGGCGATTCTATACTGTCATGTAGCTCAATACTTTTCATACTACATGAAGTCGTTAGAAGCATCATGATAAAAAAGAACATTAATGTTAACTTCTTTCTCATTAGTTCTCCACTCCTTCTATGGGGATGGTTACCATCACTTTAGTGCCTTCATTTAATCTGCTCTCAATTTGCATGGTACCATTATGCAATTTAATTATTTCATCACATATAGATAGACCTAAACCACTACTGGCTTTGCTACTTTTCCCTTTATAGAACTTCTCTTTTATATAAGGTAAGTCATCTTCACCTATACCACAGCCATTATCTATTACCTCTATTAATAGGTCCTGTCCATTATCTCTAGCATTTAATGTGACCTTTCCCCCTTCAGGAGTAAACTTAAAGGCATTATCCAATAAATTGATCAATACCTGTTTTATTCTATTCCCATCGGCATAAATAGGAGGTAATTTAAAATCACAATTGACATTGAATTCAATGTCTTTGCTTTCCGCATTAAATTGAAATTGCTTGCCAACCTGCCTTATGGATTCTGCTATATTTATCTTTTTCTTCTCTAAAGTAATTCTACCGGA is part of the Tepidimicrobium xylanilyticum genome and encodes:
- a CDS encoding sensor histidine kinase, which produces MIMFQNLLSRVGLIMLLSFIMTRMKPFRRLVAKQNIDFRDKMLLAFIFGLYGIIGTYTGIPIRGAIANARVIGVFVGGLLGGPIVGTLSGLIAGGHRYLIDIGGFTAFSCSLSTFTEGIMAGFLKKGIDKTDNKMLFALVTGMVAEVWQMLIIITFSKPFSDALELVKIIGLPMIVANGLGIAVCISIIHSVIKDLERAEASQAQLALKIANKTLKYFRKGLNEKTALEVVKIIKNMTGVKAVAITDKEKILAHVGLGEEHHLAGSPIRTNLTKEVIQNGRCIIANSKEEIDCDNSKCELKSAIIIPLMEGDKVVGTLKMYKDQENSITQVESALALGLGQLFSTQLELSKIDYQSELLAKSELKALQAQINPHFLFNAINTIVSLIRTQPDNARRLLIHLSNYFRNNLQESNNEVDLYKELENIKSYLEIEKARFGDKLNIVFDIPDKIDCILPPLLLQPLVENAVKHGIFEKVDGGTVQIKAIDNGRETELIVEDDGIGMSEELLSSLLNDQVSTGIGLNNVNNRLKAMYGKEYGLIIESKIGQGTRVKMRIPKKERRLAV
- a CDS encoding LytR/AlgR family response regulator transcription factor, whose protein sequence is MIRTLIVDDEAPAREELKYILGKFQGIEIIAEAFHGEQALELNEKLKPDLLFLDIQMPKLNGIDVARRILDSLHRPYIVFVTAYEQYAIEAFEVNAVDYILKPVSEERMEKGMGKIMMNLANERKEYYYKLRNLIDNMNYKDENNLTRICVYEKGRLIPLDTKEIIYATVEDKNTVIVSSKGKFIVNYTLSQLSDKLDKYTFFRSHKSFLINLNMIEVIEPWFNSTFNVTLKGANVKIPVSRSQSKEFKELMNIS